A single Pedobacter sp. PACM 27299 DNA region contains:
- a CDS encoding helix-turn-helix domain-containing protein, with protein MTEERIEFFYHYTLGPEWQQQIVDGIGATLKDNKILTMPGNIADGASIFLEVTPGLSVLLLDMTFKVPVAITRIPTDHNYYMVYFDIGDEITTHIIGNTVHKAGYHAKLGMGFMDCSMKGVIMPPIGRRSYSLRLFIDKGHLKELAASTRDLETNNLLFDESKNTLLFYSHIDSRSKILLSQLKEHDFASPSFELKLKSTALYLLGYLVERASRFEPIINKLSNQDIERIFLTSEYLMANLLSEFPGLQKMADMAEMSVSKYKGLFKKILKDSPNQFFLNEKLLLAQQLLSSGNFSSVQEVAYELGYSSPNYFAKVYKHMFQVLPGDILEKQNSKP; from the coding sequence ATGACCGAGGAAAGGATCGAATTTTTCTACCACTATACCCTTGGGCCGGAATGGCAGCAGCAAATTGTGGATGGAATCGGTGCAACGCTAAAAGACAATAAAATTTTAACCATGCCCGGGAACATTGCTGATGGAGCTTCCATATTTCTGGAGGTGACCCCAGGATTATCGGTACTGCTGCTGGATATGACCTTTAAGGTTCCTGTAGCCATTACCAGAATCCCTACCGACCATAACTATTATATGGTTTATTTTGACATTGGGGACGAGATCACCACACACATTATTGGCAATACCGTTCATAAAGCCGGGTACCATGCTAAACTGGGGATGGGTTTTATGGACTGCAGTATGAAAGGTGTCATCATGCCGCCAATAGGCAGGCGCTCCTATAGTTTAAGGTTATTTATTGATAAAGGTCACCTAAAAGAGCTGGCCGCATCTACCAGGGATCTGGAAACAAATAACCTGCTTTTTGATGAGTCTAAGAACACACTTTTATTCTATAGCCATATCGATAGCAGGAGCAAAATACTGCTCAGCCAGCTAAAGGAGCATGATTTTGCCAGCCCTTCTTTTGAGCTAAAGCTAAAAAGTACGGCTTTATATTTATTGGGTTATCTGGTAGAACGTGCCAGCAGGTTTGAGCCGATTATCAATAAGTTATCTAATCAGGATATAGAACGTATATTTTTAACTTCTGAATACCTGATGGCAAACCTGCTCTCCGAATTTCCAGGTCTACAAAAGATGGCTGATATGGCAGAAATGTCCGTTTCAAAGTATAAAGGACTTTTCAAAAAGATATTAAAAGATAGTCCAAATCAATTTTTCCTGAATGAGAAACTGTTACTGGCACAGCAGCTTTTAAGCAGTGGTAATTTTTCAAGTGTCCAGGAAGTGGCTTATGAATTGGGCTATAGCAGCCCTAATTATTTTGCCAAAGTTTATAAGCACATGTTCCAGGTATTGCCTGGCGATATTTTGGAAAAACAGAACAGCAAGCCTTAA
- a CDS encoding helix-turn-helix transcriptional regulator, producing MKEVIHQYGVELDWVAGLAAGINGYVEANYIRIADEVQQGNRYVLQINDQLSAFIIDVTYRQDVVYKLRNTRKDFVGLYFNLSEGDSIHILNEVTRSAGRWGYNLGIFDADLNGDFQVKAGATTYMIAIFIKKTALKQYLSRIPQHQQIVESIFDPELNTIVRFDRMSNHAWWLMNELRKVPPSGPLYDVYITGTIYGLIADYLDQIINQEIIIEQVFPEDVVHIISSQAYLIAHIETAFPGIHFLAGEANMSETKYKKLFKKISGISPHVFFQSNKLSYAKEMLETGEFTIGEIADKFGFFNSTHLIEQFKNAFGVPPKEYLSQL from the coding sequence ATGAAGGAAGTGATCCACCAATATGGTGTAGAATTAGATTGGGTTGCAGGACTTGCCGCAGGAATAAACGGTTATGTGGAGGCGAACTACATCCGCATCGCCGATGAGGTACAGCAAGGCAACCGGTATGTCCTACAGATCAATGATCAGCTGTCTGCGTTTATCATCGATGTCACCTATCGGCAAGATGTCGTCTACAAGTTAAGAAATACACGCAAGGACTTTGTAGGACTCTATTTCAACCTAAGCGAAGGCGATTCCATTCACATTTTAAATGAGGTCACCAGATCTGCCGGAAGATGGGGATATAATCTTGGCATATTTGATGCAGATTTAAACGGTGATTTCCAGGTGAAAGCGGGAGCTACTACCTATATGATTGCTATTTTCATTAAGAAAACCGCATTGAAACAATACCTCTCCAGAATTCCACAGCACCAGCAAATTGTAGAGTCTATTTTTGATCCGGAGCTCAATACCATTGTCAGATTTGATCGGATGAGCAATCATGCCTGGTGGCTCATGAATGAACTCAGAAAAGTACCTCCTTCCGGGCCTTTATACGACGTCTATATTACCGGCACCATATATGGGCTTATCGCTGATTATCTGGACCAGATCATCAATCAGGAAATCATCATTGAACAGGTATTTCCTGAAGATGTAGTTCATATTATCAGTTCTCAGGCATACCTGATTGCACATATTGAAACTGCATTTCCGGGGATTCATTTCCTTGCCGGGGAAGCCAATATGTCGGAAACCAAGTATAAAAAGCTTTTCAAAAAGATCAGCGGCATTAGTCCGCATGTATTTTTTCAAAGCAATAAGCTTTCTTATGCTAAAGAAATGCTGGAAACTGGTGAATTTACCATTGGAGAAATTGCCGATAAATTTGGCTTTTTCAATTCCACACACCTGATTGAGCAATTTAAAAACGCATTTGGCGTCCCCCCAAAAGAATACCTTAGCCAACTATAA
- a CDS encoding UbiA family prenyltransferase, with amino-acid sequence MGSKIIRFIFFGNYFVGILAVALTLEATMQLKLPYNSINYYLLLFLAPTIYYTYAYHKMSAQPVPNNPRSLWYFRHKNFIKWSQVLLFTVCLGLAISLLYQNCQNILNLPVNYWLAIGVIVFAGAFYYGLLPKSFRQLNLRNTGWLKAFVIGFVWACCANVMPLIMLKIETGVGYHDPLLWTWLFIKNWMFCTVNAIIFDIKDYPTDSNKHLKTFVVQYGLRKTIFYILIPLLIIGIMALFIFVSYKGFGPIPFLLNLLPFLLTIYIAYTMRRRKNILYYLMVIDGLILFKAICGMLAMQFMPMP; translated from the coding sequence ATGGGCAGTAAAATTATTCGGTTTATTTTTTTCGGAAATTACTTCGTGGGCATACTGGCTGTTGCCTTAACGCTGGAAGCGACTATGCAGCTTAAATTACCCTACAATTCCATCAATTATTATTTATTATTGTTTTTAGCACCAACCATTTATTATACCTACGCTTACCATAAAATGTCTGCGCAGCCCGTACCAAATAATCCAAGGAGTCTATGGTATTTCCGGCATAAAAATTTTATCAAATGGAGTCAGGTACTGCTGTTTACAGTGTGCCTAGGATTGGCAATAAGCCTGCTTTATCAGAATTGCCAGAATATCCTGAACCTGCCAGTCAATTACTGGCTCGCCATTGGCGTCATTGTTTTTGCAGGCGCTTTTTATTATGGCTTGCTGCCCAAATCTTTCCGGCAATTGAACCTGAGAAATACGGGCTGGCTAAAGGCTTTTGTGATTGGTTTTGTCTGGGCTTGCTGTGCCAATGTCATGCCGCTGATCATGCTCAAAATAGAAACCGGTGTCGGTTATCATGATCCGCTGCTCTGGACCTGGTTGTTTATTAAAAACTGGATGTTCTGTACAGTGAATGCTATTATTTTCGACATAAAAGATTATCCTACAGATTCTAATAAACATTTGAAAACTTTTGTAGTTCAGTATGGCTTAAGAAAAACCATTTTTTACATCTTGATTCCGTTGTTAATTATTGGGATCATGGCCTTATTCATCTTTGTCAGTTATAAAGGCTTTGGGCCAATTCCATTTCTACTGAATTTATTGCCTTTCCTACTCACGATTTATATTGCTTATACGATGAGGCGTAGAAAAAACATCTTATATTATCTCATGGTGATTGATGGATTGATTTTGTTCAAAGCCATTTGCGGGATGCTGGCCATGCAGTTTATGCCAATGCCTTAA
- a CDS encoding class I SAM-dependent methyltransferase, translating to MKNNYDKIARYYDLLSRLVFFKSQVNAQIDQLRYLPGKGRILIVGGGTGWILEEIAKVIPEGLHLVYVEISAKMMALSKERSVTGNTVEFVNLGIEDFSTDQPFDVICTPFLFDNFAEENAVMVFHHLDSMLRNGGLWFHTDFDLAVNKGRGDVRQPDNGDWWKTVFLALMYRFFKLVANVEASKLINMKPCFEAADYKVLEQKHYYRKFIQSLVLEKSGQKSID from the coding sequence ATGAAGAACAACTACGATAAAATAGCACGTTATTATGATCTACTGAGTCGCCTGGTTTTCTTTAAATCACAGGTCAATGCACAGATTGATCAGCTTCGCTATCTTCCGGGAAAAGGGAGGATTCTGATTGTTGGAGGAGGCACAGGCTGGATTTTGGAGGAAATAGCTAAAGTTATTCCGGAAGGTTTACACCTGGTCTATGTGGAGATCTCCGCGAAGATGATGGCCTTATCAAAAGAAAGATCTGTTACCGGAAATACCGTTGAATTTGTAAACCTTGGAATTGAAGACTTTTCTACTGATCAACCTTTTGATGTGATCTGTACGCCTTTTTTATTTGATAATTTTGCAGAGGAAAACGCGGTAATGGTTTTTCATCATCTCGATTCAATGCTTAGGAATGGTGGCCTATGGTTTCATACGGATTTCGATTTAGCAGTAAATAAGGGGAGAGGCGATGTCCGGCAGCCCGATAATGGAGATTGGTGGAAAACAGTTTTCTTAGCACTGATGTACCGGTTTTTTAAATTAGTAGCGAATGTGGAAGCATCGAAATTGATCAATATGAAGCCTTGTTTTGAGGCCGCGGACTATAAGGTGCTGGAGCAAAAGCACTATTACAGAAAGTTCATTCAGAGTTTAGTACTGGAAAAATCAGGTCAAAAAAGTATAGATTAA
- a CDS encoding alpha-L-fucosidase has protein sequence MHDNQYPEKILERLWQTPATMVHSWGWHSTDYNWKSATEMFGYLVSNAAKGGNYLLNVGPMPDGRMPAAAIHRLREMGGWLVANGAAIYDTQPLKDMAAPAGVVFTESKRNKGDRIVFASIIKPLTSGELSLPFTASSVINCEILETGQPIEFTVETSGKSLKIKLNKAQSQMTDGIPVIQLRLKAIEDK, from the coding sequence ATGCACGACAACCAGTATCCGGAAAAGATCCTAGAACGCCTATGGCAAACCCCTGCTACAATGGTACATTCCTGGGGTTGGCATTCGACAGATTATAACTGGAAATCAGCGACAGAAATGTTCGGCTATCTGGTCAGCAATGCGGCAAAGGGAGGTAATTACCTATTAAATGTTGGGCCAATGCCAGATGGTAGAATGCCGGCGGCGGCCATTCATCGCCTCCGGGAAATGGGTGGCTGGCTGGTTGCCAATGGCGCAGCAATTTACGATACGCAGCCACTGAAAGATATGGCTGCACCTGCAGGTGTGGTGTTCACTGAATCCAAAAGGAATAAAGGAGATAGAATCGTATTTGCCAGCATCATTAAACCTTTAACTTCCGGGGAACTGAGCTTGCCATTTACGGCGTCATCAGTGATCAACTGCGAGATTTTAGAAACCGGTCAACCAATTGAATTTACAGTAGAAACATCAGGTAAATCATTAAAAATCAAGTTGAATAAGGCGCAGTCGCAAATGACAGATGGTATTCCCGTAATCCAGCTGCGGTTAAAAGCAATAGAAGATAAATAG
- a CDS encoding PAS domain S-box protein: MKSVKAPHSDVTFEKQLKAYQKRISNILESFTDAFFEVDNDWIVTYWNKEAERILMMARKNIIGKNLWEVYSNAIPLKFYKEYHRAVAENTAVRFQEYFEPQQSWFEVAAFPSGEGLSVYFKDITAHKNATEQLEKEKQRYIDLFNLSPLPQWVYDQETLAFLDVNEAALKFYGYTRRQFLKMTIQDVRPVEDRDLQQGEVIKALNIGDIGQSITRHCKKNGDLVYVTVESNEVQFNDVTACLALVIDRTEQIMAEYALSRSEQRFKAMVQNGSDLITILDARGVYKYVSPAAMAILGVDPEQLLGKRLFDFIHQEDRQETQHSFDRIKKHKQIHLRSFRFKNKQGNYRWIEMIITNMMDDPAVQGLVCNSRDITEGIENKRKIAESIGRYNIVSKATSDVIWDWNMETDSILWNKGLKEVFGYDQTENNRTWFLERIHPEDITMVLREFKLLTTNKKTRLKLEYRYRCADGSYKSVLDRSFVVFDTKGKPTRMIGSMQDITERINHTKAIEAQNSQLREIAWIQSHDIRAPLARIMGLVELLQAYSSDQVLKEYIDHLKSSSDELDKVIRSIMKNADHQSLD, encoded by the coding sequence ATGAAAAGTGTTAAGGCTCCACATTCAGATGTCACTTTTGAAAAGCAACTTAAAGCCTATCAGAAAAGAATTTCCAACATCCTGGAAAGCTTTACAGATGCATTTTTTGAAGTAGACAACGATTGGATCGTTACCTATTGGAATAAAGAAGCAGAGCGGATACTGATGATGGCCAGAAAAAATATTATTGGCAAAAATCTATGGGAAGTATACAGTAACGCCATTCCACTTAAATTTTACAAAGAATACCATCGTGCAGTAGCAGAAAATACAGCCGTCCGTTTCCAGGAATATTTCGAACCACAGCAATCCTGGTTTGAGGTCGCTGCGTTCCCTTCCGGTGAAGGATTATCCGTTTATTTTAAAGACATTACCGCTCATAAAAATGCCACTGAGCAGCTTGAAAAGGAAAAACAGCGGTATATCGATTTATTTAACCTGAGCCCACTTCCTCAATGGGTATATGATCAGGAAACACTCGCTTTTTTGGATGTGAATGAAGCTGCATTAAAGTTTTATGGTTATACGCGTCGTCAGTTTTTAAAAATGACGATTCAGGACGTTCGTCCTGTGGAAGACCGGGATTTACAGCAGGGAGAAGTCATTAAAGCACTCAATATAGGAGATATTGGCCAGTCGATCACACGTCATTGTAAGAAGAACGGGGATTTAGTCTATGTAACTGTAGAAAGTAATGAGGTGCAATTTAATGATGTGACCGCTTGTTTGGCATTAGTGATCGACCGTACGGAACAAATTATGGCAGAATATGCTTTGTCCAGAAGCGAACAAAGATTTAAAGCCATGGTACAGAATGGATCGGACCTGATTACCATCTTAGATGCCAGAGGAGTGTATAAATATGTAAGTCCGGCTGCAATGGCTATTTTGGGCGTTGATCCCGAGCAGTTGTTAGGGAAACGACTTTTTGATTTTATTCATCAGGAAGACCGTCAGGAAACGCAGCACAGTTTCGATCGGATCAAAAAACATAAACAGATCCACTTGCGTTCATTTCGCTTTAAAAATAAACAAGGGAATTACCGCTGGATAGAAATGATTATTACCAATATGATGGATGACCCGGCAGTACAGGGGCTGGTCTGCAATTCAAGGGACATCACAGAGGGTATCGAAAACAAAAGAAAAATTGCCGAGAGTATTGGGCGCTACAATATTGTCTCTAAAGCCACTAGTGATGTGATCTGGGACTGGAATATGGAAACAGACAGTATCCTTTGGAACAAAGGTTTAAAAGAAGTTTTTGGCTATGACCAAACTGAAAATAATCGGACTTGGTTTCTGGAACGCATCCACCCGGAAGATATCACGATGGTATTGCGGGAATTTAAATTACTCACAACCAATAAAAAGACCAGGTTAAAACTGGAGTACCGCTATCGCTGTGCAGATGGAAGCTATAAATCAGTATTAGACCGTTCTTTTGTTGTATTTGATACCAAAGGAAAACCCACACGTATGATTGGTTCCATGCAGGATATTACTGAAAGAATCAACCATACTAAGGCAATAGAAGCTCAAAACAGTCAATTAAGAGAAATCGCCTGGATCCAGTCTCATGACATCAGAGCGCCCTTAGCCCGGATTATGGGTTTAGTAGAACTCCTACAGGCGTATTCTTCAGATCAGGTCTTAAAAGAATATATCGACCATTTAAAATCATCTTCCGATGAGTTGGACAAAGTCATCAGATCGATCATGAAAAATGCGGACCACCAATCCCTAGATTGA
- a CDS encoding pirin family protein — MKKVIEKIVTNSGRPHMVGDGFRVFNYIPGAGIPQERISPFLLLDFNPEYDFGPSSHVRGVGVHPHKGFETVTIAYKGTVAHHDSTGSHGVINSGDVQWMTAGNGILHKEYHEEAFSKRGGPFEMVQLWVNLPKKDKSVAPHYQELTAVGMGKLELPDAAGLVNVIAGNFNGIAGPAQTYSPVNLFDIKLKEGGTVSTKVSAIHNTALLVVNGSVEVNGERVGEHNFVLFGNEGEEIQLKANQDSVILLMSGAPLNEPIVSYGPFVMNTDEEISQAIVDFNMGKFGELAD, encoded by the coding sequence ATGAAAAAGGTAATTGAAAAAATCGTGACAAATTCTGGCAGACCACACATGGTTGGTGATGGGTTTAGGGTATTTAATTATATCCCGGGAGCAGGTATTCCTCAGGAGAGAATCAGCCCGTTTTTACTCCTGGATTTTAATCCTGAATATGATTTTGGCCCTTCAAGTCACGTAAGAGGTGTTGGCGTCCATCCACATAAAGGTTTTGAAACGGTAACGATTGCTTATAAAGGAACGGTAGCGCATCACGACAGTACAGGTAGCCATGGCGTAATCAATTCTGGTGATGTACAATGGATGACTGCGGGTAACGGTATTTTACATAAAGAGTACCATGAAGAAGCATTTTCTAAAAGAGGCGGTCCTTTTGAAATGGTGCAGTTATGGGTAAATCTTCCTAAAAAAGATAAATCTGTAGCGCCGCATTACCAGGAGTTAACTGCTGTGGGAATGGGGAAACTGGAATTGCCGGATGCTGCAGGGCTAGTCAATGTGATTGCCGGAAATTTTAATGGAATCGCAGGTCCTGCTCAAACTTATAGTCCGGTAAATCTGTTTGATATAAAACTGAAAGAAGGTGGGACGGTTAGTACCAAGGTTTCCGCTATTCATAATACCGCTTTATTAGTGGTAAATGGTAGTGTTGAAGTAAACGGAGAACGTGTAGGAGAACATAATTTTGTATTATTTGGAAATGAAGGAGAAGAAATTCAGCTGAAAGCCAATCAGGATAGTGTGATCTTACTGATGAGTGGAGCGCCTTTGAATGAACCAATCGTGAGCTATGGCCCATTTGTGATGAATACAGATGAAGAGATCAGTCAGGCGATTGTGGATTTCAATATGGGTAAATTCGGAGAATTGGCTGATTAA
- a CDS encoding GNAT family N-acetyltransferase, whose product MNEEYVSLPLVKNPEANRFELKVGEYTAFIEYKERDKKIWLIHTESPEELQGKGATTAIIEKTLAYIEDHGYKLIPLCPMVAAYLKRHPDWNRVVVA is encoded by the coding sequence ATGAATGAGGAATATGTAAGTCTTCCCCTGGTTAAAAACCCGGAAGCAAACCGTTTTGAACTGAAAGTAGGGGAGTATACTGCATTTATCGAGTATAAAGAACGCGATAAAAAGATCTGGTTAATCCATACGGAATCGCCTGAAGAGTTGCAGGGGAAAGGCGCCACTACAGCAATAATTGAAAAAACTTTGGCTTATATAGAAGACCATGGTTATAAATTGATCCCTTTGTGTCCAATGGTGGCTGCCTATCTCAAACGGCATCCGGACTGGAATAGGGTGGTAGTTGCTTAA
- a CDS encoding GNAT family N-acetyltransferase, with protein sequence MEIFVETDRIILRAITLADAPLMFKMDSDPEVHKYLGNKPFKDISESEDNIRFIREQYLTNGIGRWAVVDKESHEFVGWGGLKFITSPINDRNHFYEVGYRFLKEHWGKGYATESAKASLKYAFEEMNLGTVYAMAHAENAGSRHALQKSGLKITGHFDHEGIKCDWFEISKADWLGQ encoded by the coding sequence ATGGAGATTTTTGTAGAAACCGACCGTATTATTTTAAGAGCAATTACCCTGGCAGACGCGCCTTTGATGTTCAAGATGGATTCCGATCCGGAAGTACACAAGTATCTGGGCAATAAACCTTTTAAAGACATCAGTGAGTCGGAAGACAATATTCGTTTTATCAGGGAACAATATCTAACCAATGGCATTGGCCGATGGGCAGTTGTTGACAAGGAAAGCCATGAATTTGTAGGTTGGGGAGGTTTGAAGTTTATTACCAGTCCAATAAATGACCGCAACCATTTTTATGAGGTGGGCTACCGCTTTTTAAAGGAACATTGGGGCAAGGGCTATGCGACAGAATCAGCTAAAGCGTCCTTAAAATACGCATTTGAAGAAATGAATCTGGGAACGGTATATGCCATGGCACATGCTGAAAATGCAGGATCACGCCATGCCTTACAAAAATCAGGATTAAAAATCACCGGTCATTTCGACCATGAAGGGATAAAATGTGACTGGTTTGAAATCAGTAAAGCCGATTGGTTAGGCCAATAA
- a CDS encoding GNAT family N-acetyltransferase, whose amino-acid sequence MTMKSKKITTQRLYLLPFTLQMAREIMDGQFTSLFALGIKPGAGWPDEALLECLPRIIANLEKVPEPSGFESWMIIDKSSKSLIGDAGFKGLPNADGIVDLGYAIVAAERRKGYAAEAAEGLIKWAFKQPEVKMITALCEHVNEGSTKTLTNLGFYQKFIREEMIHWFLLREPNKKVLQ is encoded by the coding sequence ATGACCATGAAATCAAAAAAGATAACTACGCAACGTCTTTATTTACTTCCGTTTACGCTTCAAATGGCCAGAGAGATCATGGATGGTCAATTTACTTCTTTATTCGCACTCGGGATAAAACCTGGAGCAGGCTGGCCGGATGAAGCGCTGCTGGAATGTTTACCGAGAATCATTGCGAATCTGGAAAAAGTACCGGAACCTTCTGGTTTTGAGTCCTGGATGATTATTGATAAAAGTAGTAAATCGTTGATTGGTGATGCAGGATTTAAAGGACTTCCGAATGCGGATGGAATCGTAGACCTTGGTTACGCCATTGTGGCTGCCGAAAGGCGTAAAGGCTATGCTGCTGAAGCTGCCGAGGGACTAATTAAATGGGCTTTTAAGCAGCCTGAAGTAAAGATGATTACTGCGCTCTGTGAGCACGTCAATGAAGGCTCTACAAAAACGCTGACCAATCTGGGTTTCTACCAGAAGTTTATCAGAGAAGAGATGATCCACTGGTTTTTACTCCGTGAGCCTAATAAAAAAGTATTGCAGTAA
- a CDS encoding choice-of-anchor I family protein, translated as MNKNLLFGLLLIAALGCKKAGTPTEEIPEVIVNEDAGTFAEIGSYTVGGAGAAEITAFDPSTNRLFVVNNTEGNNRIEVIDFKDPAAMKSIGSIPVAPYGGLVNSVSVHDGKLAAAIESTNKQENGKVVVFKTSDYSEIKVVSVGALPDMVTFSPDGKYILSANEGEPNDAYTVDPAGTVSIISVANNYAVNTIDFSAFTGQKAALMSKGFRVFGPGNDFLKGIEPEYITVSEDSKTAWVTLQENNAIAKINIDSKTITDIFPLGFKDYNLDGNEIDPSDKDNATILGKWKVKGMYLPDAIGLVESGGIPYLFTANEGDAREYGGFSELQRIKDKSIVLDPTAFPNASLLKKDEQLGRLNITTTLGDTDGDGDYDELYSFGARSFSAWNGNTGMQVYDSKNELDVKTIAAGFYDETRSDDKSVEPEGIAIGSMGSKKIAFVGMERADAVAVYDVSSPAKPVFLQLLKTGDAPEGVLFIAAKNSPTKKSLLLVSSEGDGQIKVYSPKTL; from the coding sequence ATGAATAAAAACTTACTATTTGGTTTACTATTAATTGCGGCCCTGGGCTGTAAAAAAGCGGGTACCCCGACCGAGGAAATCCCAGAAGTGATCGTCAATGAAGATGCAGGTACTTTTGCTGAAATCGGTAGTTATACCGTCGGAGGAGCAGGAGCTGCAGAAATTACGGCTTTCGATCCGAGTACCAATCGCTTATTTGTAGTCAACAATACCGAGGGCAATAATAGAATTGAAGTGATCGATTTTAAAGATCCTGCCGCCATGAAAAGCATTGGCAGCATTCCTGTGGCCCCTTATGGTGGATTGGTGAACAGTGTGAGTGTCCATGACGGAAAACTTGCTGCCGCGATAGAATCTACCAATAAACAGGAAAACGGAAAAGTAGTGGTTTTTAAAACCAGCGACTATTCCGAGATCAAAGTAGTCAGCGTAGGTGCTTTACCGGATATGGTCACCTTCAGTCCCGATGGCAAATACATTTTATCTGCCAATGAAGGAGAACCTAATGATGCGTATACTGTTGATCCCGCAGGGACGGTTTCAATTATCTCGGTGGCTAATAATTATGCCGTAAACACCATTGATTTCTCCGCTTTTACCGGTCAGAAGGCTGCATTGATGAGTAAAGGTTTCCGTGTATTTGGACCTGGAAATGACTTCCTGAAAGGGATTGAACCGGAATACATCACTGTTTCTGAGGATTCAAAAACAGCCTGGGTGACCTTACAGGAAAACAATGCGATCGCCAAAATTAATATTGACAGCAAAACGATTACCGATATTTTCCCTTTAGGTTTTAAAGATTATAACCTGGATGGCAATGAAATTGATCCCAGTGATAAAGACAATGCGACCATTTTGGGAAAATGGAAAGTGAAAGGCATGTACCTTCCTGATGCCATTGGCCTGGTAGAATCTGGAGGTATCCCTTATCTGTTTACGGCTAATGAAGGCGATGCCAGAGAATATGGCGGCTTTTCTGAGCTACAGCGGATCAAAGACAAAAGCATTGTTTTAGACCCGACAGCCTTTCCTAATGCAAGTTTGCTGAAAAAAGATGAGCAGCTGGGCAGGTTAAATATCACGACCACTTTAGGTGATACAGATGGAGATGGCGATTATGACGAACTGTATTCTTTTGGGGCCCGTTCTTTCAGCGCATGGAATGGCAATACCGGAATGCAGGTATACGATAGTAAAAATGAACTGGATGTAAAAACCATCGCAGCAGGCTTTTATGACGAGACCAGAAGTGACGATAAAAGTGTAGAACCAGAAGGCATTGCAATTGGCAGTATGGGCAGCAAGAAAATCGCTTTTGTGGGGATGGAAAGAGCGGATGCAGTGGCAGTATATGATGTGAGCAGTCCTGCAAAGCCGGTCTTTCTTCAATTGCTAAAAACCGGAGATGCACCTGAAGGTGTGCTTTTCATTGCCGCGAAAAATAGCCCGACTAAAAAAAGCCTGCTGCTGGTGAGCAGTGAAGGCGATGGACAAATCAAAGTATATTCTCCTAAAACTTTATAA